The Cucurbita pepo subsp. pepo cultivar mu-cu-16 chromosome LG08, ASM280686v2, whole genome shotgun sequence genome contains a region encoding:
- the LOC111800540 gene encoding PRA1 family protein A1-like: MDWGNVTAEDLIDALREVDWSSPPRPISEFFSRFTVPRSSAKWNSRLKCNLYYYRTNYFIMIVFILALGFLRRPLAVVAAFLTALSIAFLNDSFAGTFSEKVTRTVRQFSPHLAAKMRPPLTPVIRGRPSAKRAIYICGRPRWVFVLMFSSVSFLLWFISCGLLTVLWSLAFGLLATLLHASFRTPNLKARLNTFREEFRAVWRNYSEL, from the exons ATGGATTGGGGCAACGTTACTGCAGAGGATCTGATCGACGCGCTTCGAGAGGTTGATTGGTCATCGCCTCCTCGACCTATCTCCGAGTTCTTCTCTAGATTCACGGTCCCCCGATCTTCCGCCAAGTGGAACAGCCGCCTCAAATGCAATCTCTATTA TTACCGAACAAACTACTTCATTATGATTGTTTTCATTCTTG CCCTGGGTTTTCTACGAAGGCCTCTTGCTGTTGTTGCTGCTTTTCTCACAGCACTCAGCATCGCTTTTCTGAATGACAG TTTTGCAGGCACATTTAGTGAAAAAGTAACCAGAACTGTTAGACAATTCTCTCCACATTTGGCTGCAAAGATGAGACCTCCTCTCAC GCCTGTTATCCGTGGACGCCCGTCAGCTAAAAGAGCAATATACATATGTGGACGTCCTCGATGGGTTTTTGTCTTGATGTTCTCTtctg TGAGTTTCTTACTCTGGTTCATTTCTTGCGGTTTGTTGACCGTACTTTGGTCGCTTGCCTTTGGACTTCTCG CCACTTTGCTTCATGCAAGCTTCAGAACACCTAACTTGAAAGCACGTCTAAACACATTCCGTGAGGAATTCCGTGCTGTCTGGCGCAATTATAGTGAACTGTAG
- the LOC111800533 gene encoding transcription factor EMB1444-like isoform X1, producing the protein METSALKQLLKSLCNNSQWIYAVFWKIKYQNPSILTWEDGYCNGSKLENHMGSMTECRMINEREEHVSSYYGTNIHNGDSGGCSVGAAVADMFYLQYAVGEGTVGSVASSGNHSWVFLENLFTSDLLSASIYEGPTEWLLQYASGIKTILLVPVLPFGVLQLGSLQMLTENLSMVGYIKDRVSAINSVDGNATSVASDKGVWPLCASVVPSPFGSLDDPTNVTSCMFQAEKHGAMDDVKPLVSTFNQFVTNQDVPTVSRRTRPETLHSEKGHKGELEGTTMEEPFASLYQSIRDSEVEFSDLFCLEPLLPPCSQLRNNETGLFEGNPRSVHSCSVDNVVGQQFGHNLVSKKEYGSADNFFSFPDDCELLEALGSALPAHKHTNELAHDSSSSINNTTSSLMCSSDFKEGDLEHLLEAMITADDTFLNNTINARISSPVVGRSGLSAKTCCQSESSAVVVDDPALWIFPESKVTETGRKYLTSLSTSNSLVISAREENDCDITKHKNGMKSSNFRRRIKVTSNAKQRPRDRQLIQDRIKELRQIVPNGAKCSIVGLLEKTVMHMLYLQRVTDQAEKLKQLAQEGSNSEYSTVLEHEDSQPNGASWAWAFDIGSELQVCPIVVEDLEYKGHMLIKILCDDMGLFLEISQILRDLELTILKGVIERHSNNSWAHFIVETPRGFHRMDVFWPLLHLLQRKRNPVSGLDLSTRDPFLSSDTPGFTHYSEQYKGFNSSYP; encoded by the exons ATGGAAACTTCGGCTCTCAAGCAGCTGTTGAAAAGCCTTTGCAACAATTCACAATGGATTTATGCTGTGTTTTGGAAGATTAAGTATCAAAATCCTTC GATATTGACTTGGGAAGATGGGTATTGCAATGGttcaaaattggaaaatcATATGGGAAGTATGACAGAGTGTAGGATGATTAACGAAAGGGAAGAACATGTTTCTTCATACTATGGAACAAATATTCATAATGGTGATTCTGGAGGTTGTTCGGTTGGAGCAGCAGTGGCTGATATGTTTTACCTTCAATATGCGGTGGGAGAGGG GACGGTGGGCAGCGTGGCAAGTTCTGGAAATCATAGTTGGGTTTTCCTTGAAAATCTTTTTACCAGCGATTTACTCTCGGCTTCTATTTATGAG GGTCCTACTGAATGGCTACTTCAATATGCATCTGGTATCAAG ACTATTCTATTGGTGCCTGTTCTTCCTTTTGGAGTGTTGCAGCTTGGCTCGTTGCAAATG CTTACCGAAAATCTGTCGATGGTTGGTTATATCAAAGACAGAGTCAGTGCCATTAACTCTGTTGATGGAAATGCTACAAGTGTTGCTTCAGACAAGGGTGTTTGGCCTCTCTGTGCATCAGTTGTACCTAGTCCCTTTGGGAGCTTGGATGATCCAACAAACGTTACCAGTTGTATGTTTCAGGCTGAAAAGCATGGGGCTATGGATGATGTGAAGCCACTTGTGTCAACTTTTAATCAGTTTGTAACCAATCAAGATGTACCGACTGTATCTAGAAGAACTAGACCCGAAACTCTTCACAGTGAAAAAGGACATAAAGGTGAATTAGAAGGGACTACTATGGAAGAACCATTTGCTTCACTTTATCAATCTATTAGAGATAGTGAAGTAGAATTTTCTGATTTATTTTGTCTGGAACCACTGCTACCTCCTTGCAGTCAATTGAGAAACAATGAGACTGGATTGTTTGAAGGGAACCCCCGTAGTGTTCACTCTTGTTCTGTGGACAATGTAGTTGGACAACAATTTGGACATAATCTCGTGAGCAAGAAAGAATATGGCTCTGCAGATAATTTCTTTAGCTTTCCTGATGACTGTGAACTACTGGAAGCACTGGGATCAGCATTGCCTGCACATAAACATACTAATGAGCTTGCACACGATTCATCTAGCTCAATCAATAATACAACCTCAAGTTTGATGTGCAGCAGTGATTTCAAGGAAGGTGATCTTGAGCATCTCCTGGAAGCTATGATAACTGCAGATGATACCTTTTTGAATAACACAATCAATGCCAGAATTTCCTCCCCTGTGGTAGGAAGATCGGGTCTTTCTGCAAAAACATGTTGTCAGTCTGAATCAAGCGCAGTAGTGGTGGATGATCCAGCCCTTTGGATCTTTCCTGAATCTAAGGTGACTGAAACAGGCAGGAAATATTTGACTAGTTTGTCGACATCAAACTCTCTAGTTATTAGCGCACGGGAAGAAAATGATTGTGACATCACTAAACATAAGAACGGGATGAAAAGTTCCAATTTTCGCCGACGGATCAAAGTTACTTCTAATGCAAAACAAAGGCCAAGGGATAGACAACTGATCCAGGATCGTATAAAAGAGTTGCGACAAATCGTTCCAAATGGTGCTAAG TGTAGCATTGTCGGCCTCTTAGAGAAAACCGTAATGCATATGTTGTACTTACAACGGGTAACCGACCAAGCTGAGAAGCTGAAGCAGCTAGCTCAAGAG GGTTCTAATTCTGAGTATTCCACTGTTCTGGAACATGAGGATTCTCAACCGAATGGGGCTAGTTGGGCTTGGGCGTTTGATATTGGGAGTGAGCTCCAAGTTTGCCCCATTGTTGTAGAGGATCTAGAATACAAGGGACACATGCTTATAAag ATACTATGCGACGACATGGGACTGTTCTTAGAGATCTCTCAAATACTCCGAGATTTAGAGTTAACAATATTGAAGGGTGTGATCGAACGCCATTCAAACAACTCTTGGGCTCATTTCATCGTCGAG ACTCCTAGGGGCTTTCATAGAATGGATGTTTTCTGGCCTCTACTGCATCTTCTCCAGCGTAAAAGAAATCCCGTCTCAG GGTTGGATCTCTCTACTCGGGATCCATTTTTAAGTTCAGATACTCCAGGATTCACACATTACTCAGAACAATATAAAG GATTTAACTCTTCCTATCCTTAA
- the LOC111800533 gene encoding transcription factor LHW-like isoform X3 yields METSALKQLLKSLCNNSQWIYAVFWKIKYQNPSILTWEDGYCNGSKLENHMGSMTECRMINEREEHVSSYYGTNIHNGDSGGCSVGAAVADMFYLQYAVGEGTVGSVASSGNHSWVFLENLFTSDLLSASIYEGPTEWLLQYASGIKTILLVPVLPFGVLQLGSLQMLTENLSMVGYIKDRVSAINSVDGNATSVASDKGVWPLCASVVPSPFGSLDDPTNVTSCMFQAEKHGAMDDVKPLVSTFNQFVTNQDVPTVSRRTRPETLHSEKGHKGELEGTTMEEPFASLYQSIRDSEVEFSDLFCLEPLLPPCSQLRNNETGLFEGNPRSVHSCSVDNVVGQQFGHNLVSKKEYGSADNFFSFPDDCELLEALGSALPAHKHTNELAHDSSSSINNTTSSLMCSSDFKEGDLEHLLEAMITADDTFLNNTINARISSPVVGRSGLSAKTCCQSESSAVVVDDPALWIFPESKVTETGRKYLTSLSTSNSLVISAREENDCDITKHKNGMKSSNFRRRIKVTSNAKQRPRDRQLIQDRIKELRQIVPNGAKCSIVGLLEKTVMHMLYLQRVTDQAEKLKQLAQEGSNSEYSTVLEHEDSQPNGASWAWAFDIGSELQVCPIVVEDLEYKGHMLIKILCDDMGLFLEISQILRDLELTILKGVIERHSNNSWAHFIVETPRGFHRMDVFWPLLHLLQRKRNPVSGRI; encoded by the exons ATGGAAACTTCGGCTCTCAAGCAGCTGTTGAAAAGCCTTTGCAACAATTCACAATGGATTTATGCTGTGTTTTGGAAGATTAAGTATCAAAATCCTTC GATATTGACTTGGGAAGATGGGTATTGCAATGGttcaaaattggaaaatcATATGGGAAGTATGACAGAGTGTAGGATGATTAACGAAAGGGAAGAACATGTTTCTTCATACTATGGAACAAATATTCATAATGGTGATTCTGGAGGTTGTTCGGTTGGAGCAGCAGTGGCTGATATGTTTTACCTTCAATATGCGGTGGGAGAGGG GACGGTGGGCAGCGTGGCAAGTTCTGGAAATCATAGTTGGGTTTTCCTTGAAAATCTTTTTACCAGCGATTTACTCTCGGCTTCTATTTATGAG GGTCCTACTGAATGGCTACTTCAATATGCATCTGGTATCAAG ACTATTCTATTGGTGCCTGTTCTTCCTTTTGGAGTGTTGCAGCTTGGCTCGTTGCAAATG CTTACCGAAAATCTGTCGATGGTTGGTTATATCAAAGACAGAGTCAGTGCCATTAACTCTGTTGATGGAAATGCTACAAGTGTTGCTTCAGACAAGGGTGTTTGGCCTCTCTGTGCATCAGTTGTACCTAGTCCCTTTGGGAGCTTGGATGATCCAACAAACGTTACCAGTTGTATGTTTCAGGCTGAAAAGCATGGGGCTATGGATGATGTGAAGCCACTTGTGTCAACTTTTAATCAGTTTGTAACCAATCAAGATGTACCGACTGTATCTAGAAGAACTAGACCCGAAACTCTTCACAGTGAAAAAGGACATAAAGGTGAATTAGAAGGGACTACTATGGAAGAACCATTTGCTTCACTTTATCAATCTATTAGAGATAGTGAAGTAGAATTTTCTGATTTATTTTGTCTGGAACCACTGCTACCTCCTTGCAGTCAATTGAGAAACAATGAGACTGGATTGTTTGAAGGGAACCCCCGTAGTGTTCACTCTTGTTCTGTGGACAATGTAGTTGGACAACAATTTGGACATAATCTCGTGAGCAAGAAAGAATATGGCTCTGCAGATAATTTCTTTAGCTTTCCTGATGACTGTGAACTACTGGAAGCACTGGGATCAGCATTGCCTGCACATAAACATACTAATGAGCTTGCACACGATTCATCTAGCTCAATCAATAATACAACCTCAAGTTTGATGTGCAGCAGTGATTTCAAGGAAGGTGATCTTGAGCATCTCCTGGAAGCTATGATAACTGCAGATGATACCTTTTTGAATAACACAATCAATGCCAGAATTTCCTCCCCTGTGGTAGGAAGATCGGGTCTTTCTGCAAAAACATGTTGTCAGTCTGAATCAAGCGCAGTAGTGGTGGATGATCCAGCCCTTTGGATCTTTCCTGAATCTAAGGTGACTGAAACAGGCAGGAAATATTTGACTAGTTTGTCGACATCAAACTCTCTAGTTATTAGCGCACGGGAAGAAAATGATTGTGACATCACTAAACATAAGAACGGGATGAAAAGTTCCAATTTTCGCCGACGGATCAAAGTTACTTCTAATGCAAAACAAAGGCCAAGGGATAGACAACTGATCCAGGATCGTATAAAAGAGTTGCGACAAATCGTTCCAAATGGTGCTAAG TGTAGCATTGTCGGCCTCTTAGAGAAAACCGTAATGCATATGTTGTACTTACAACGGGTAACCGACCAAGCTGAGAAGCTGAAGCAGCTAGCTCAAGAG GGTTCTAATTCTGAGTATTCCACTGTTCTGGAACATGAGGATTCTCAACCGAATGGGGCTAGTTGGGCTTGGGCGTTTGATATTGGGAGTGAGCTCCAAGTTTGCCCCATTGTTGTAGAGGATCTAGAATACAAGGGACACATGCTTATAAag ATACTATGCGACGACATGGGACTGTTCTTAGAGATCTCTCAAATACTCCGAGATTTAGAGTTAACAATATTGAAGGGTGTGATCGAACGCCATTCAAACAACTCTTGGGCTCATTTCATCGTCGAG ACTCCTAGGGGCTTTCATAGAATGGATGTTTTCTGGCCTCTACTGCATCTTCTCCAGCGTAAAAGAAATCCCGTCTCAGGTAGAATCTGA
- the LOC111800534 gene encoding heparanase-like protein 1 encodes MGYQILLICVFAFIPTILSRGTITLGHDTTMGTIVIDGTKTIAETDENFVCLTLDIWPHDECRWSKLCVWDGHASMLNLDLTLPILNKAVQAFKSLRIRVGGTLQDKLIYNVGAGFKGTCHPFQAIEGSLFDFSVGCLYMERWDDLNNFFNNTGAIVTFGLNALLGKHNTKGIQWEGKWNYSNAEALIQYTVEKNYKINSWEFGNELVGRISIGASITAAQYAEDLLKLREIIDRLYNNSQQKPLIVAPGAFFDEAWYDEFVRKTGPKVVDVLTHHIYNMGAGQDPKLVYRFVNSTYLSQVSNTFEQLKNVIQKNAPWAAAWVGEAGGAYQGGSPHLSDTFINSFWYLDQLGMASLYNTKVYCRQTLIGGFYGVLKSSTLLPTPDYYGALLFHRLMGPRVLKIYNHVSSDLRSYAHCSRGRSGVTLLLINLSNTTDFLITIESNMNMSLQKRNTRTNDSHLKHRRKRTASREEYHLTPKDGLLRSSTVLLNGNPLETTKEGDIPNLMPVYRESNSFIRIASWSIAFIVIPDFVAGGCK; translated from the exons ATGGGATATCAAATCCTTTTGATTTGTGTTTTTGCTTTCATCCCAACCATTTTGAGTCGTGGCACAATCACTTTGGGTCATGACACAACAATGGGTACAATTGTGATTGATGGAACTAAAACGATAGCAGAAACTGATGAGAATTTCGTTTGTTTAACTTTGGATATTTGGCCTCATGATGAGTGTCGTTGGTCCAAACTTTGTGTTTGGGATGGTCATGCATCGATGCTCAACTTG GATTTAACTCTTCCTATCCTTAACAAAGCAGTTCAAG CTTTCAAGTCTCTAAGGATTAGAGTAGGAGGTACTTTGCAAGACAAATTGATTTATAACGTCGGGGCTGGCTTTAAGGGAACATGTCACCCATTTCAAGCAATCGAAGGTTCGCTATTTGACTTCTCAGTGGGATGTTTGTATATGGAAAGGTGGGATGATTTGAACAactttttcaataataccGG GGCGATTGTGACTTTTGGCTTGAATGCTCTCTTGGGTAAGCACAATACAAAAGGAATTCAATGGGAAGGAAAATGGAATTATAGCAATGCCGAGGCTCTTATTCAATACACCGTAGAgaagaattataaaataaattcatggGAGTTCG GCAATGAATTGGTGGGACGTATTAGTATTGGTGCAAGTATTACTGCAGCACAATACGCAGAAGATCTTCTCAAGCTTCGAGAAATCATAGATCGTTTGTACAATAACTCCCAACAAAAACCTCTGATTGTAGCACCAGGTGCATTCTTTGATGAGGCATGGTATGATGAATTTGTTAGAAAAACTGGACCAAAAGTTGTCGATGTTCTCACTCATCATATATATAACATGGGTGCAG GTCAGGATCCCAAATTGGTTTATAGATTCGTTAATTCTACGTATCTTTCTCAAGTATCTAACACATTTGAACAACTCAAGAATGTAATTCAAAAGAATGCCCCTTGGGCTGCAGCTTGGGTTGGAGAAGCAGGTGGAGCCTATCAGGGTGGAAGTCCTCATCTTTCCGATACATTTATCAATAGTTTTTG GTATTTGGATCAGCTTGGGATGGCTTCTTTGTACAATACGAAAGTATATTGTAGGCAGACTTTGATCGGTGGATTCTATGGCGTCCTCAAATCTTCAACTTTACTTCCTACACCAGATTACTACGG tgCACTTCTCTTTCACCGACTTATGGGACCAAGAgttctcaaaatttataatcacgTGTCTTCTGACCTTCGTAGCTATGCTCATTGCTCAAGAGGAAGA TCTGGTGTGACCTTACTTCTCATCAATTTGAGCAACACAACCGACTTTCTAATCACCATTGAAAGCAACATGAACATGAGtttgcaaaaaagaaataccCGGACAAATGATTCTCATCTAAAGCATAGACGAAAGAGAACCGCTTCAAGAGAAGAATATCATTTAACTCCAAAAGATGGTCTACTTAGAAGCTCCACGGTTCTTTTAAATGGAAATCCATTGGAGACTACAAAAGAGGGAGACATACCAAATCTTATGCCTGTCTACCGTGAGAGCAATTCTTTTATACGTATTGCTAGTTGGTCCATTGCTTTCATTGTCATTCCCGACTTCGTAGCTGGTGGGTGCAAGTGA
- the LOC111800535 gene encoding tropinone reductase homolog produces MANTSRDQRWSLQGMTALVTGGTHGIGRATVEELAAFGATVHTCSRSQGDLDKFLKEWEEMGFNVSGSVCDVHSREQRMQLMETVSSLYNGSLNILVNNAGTSAYKSSLEVTEEELSSVMSTNFEAAFHFSQLAHPLMKASGNGSIVFMSSVAGLMSLPYSTPYAASKAAINQITRNLACEWAKDNIRTNAVAPWIIRTRFVKPPTDDPIHVEVMNHMLSVTPLKRAGEPHEVSSMVAFLCLPAASYITGQVFCIDGGHTVKAFPIPDA; encoded by the exons ATGGCGAACACCAGCAGAGATCAAAGATGGTCCCTTCAGGGGATGACTGCTCTTGTCACCGGCGGAACCCACGGCATTGG GCGAGCCACGGTGGAAGAACTTGCAGCATTTGGGGCCACTGTCCACACATGCTCACGAAGCCAGGGAGATTTGGACAAATTCCTGAAAGAATGGGAAGAAATGGGGTTCAATGTAAGTGGGTCTGTGTGCGATGTGCATAGCAGAGAACAGAGGATGCAGCTGATGGAAACCGTGTCGTCTCTGTACAATGGCAGCCTCAACATTTTG GTGAATAATGCTGGGACATCGGCGTACAAAAGCTCCTTAGAAGTTACAGAGGAAGAGCTTTCGAGTGTTATGAGTACCAATTTTGAGGCGGCGTTTCATTTTAGCCAACTCGCTCATCCTTTGATGAAAGCTTCTGGTAATGGAAGCATCGTTTTCATGTCCTCTGTTGCAGGCTTGATGTCGCTTCCATACTCTACTCCCTACGCTGCTTCCAAAG CTGCCATAAACCAAATCACGAGGAACTTAGCATGCGAATGGGCCAAAGACAACATCCGTACAAACGCAGTGGCTCCATGGATCATCAGAACTCGCTTTGTGAAACCTCCCACC GATGATCCGATCCATGTAGAAGTAATGAACCACATGCTATCAGTAACACCTCTTAAACGTGCTGGGGAGCCGCATGAAGTTTCTTCAATGGTTGCCTTTCTGTGTCTTCCAGCTGCGTCTTATATTACTGGACAAGTTTTTTGTATTGATGGAGGCCACACTGTGAAGGCTTTCCCCATCCCCGACGCTTGA
- the LOC111800533 gene encoding transcription factor EMB1444-like isoform X2 — METSALKQLLKSLCNNSQWIYAVFWKIKYQNPSILTWEDGYCNGSKLENHMGSMTECRMINEREEHVSSYYGTNIHNGDSGGCSVGAAVADMFYLQYAVGEGTVGSVASSGNHSWVFLENLFTSDLLSASIYEGPTEWLLQYASGIKTILLVPVLPFGVLQLGSLQMLTENLSMVGYIKDRVSAINSVDGNATSVASDKGVWPLCASVVPSPFGSLDDPTNVTSCMFQAEKHGAMDDVKPLVSTFNQFVTNQDVPTVSRRTRPETLHSEKGHKGELEGTTMEEPFASLYQSIRDSEVEFSDLFCLEPLLPPCSQLRNNETGLFEGNPRSVHSCSVDNVVGQQFGHNLVSKKEYGSADNFFSFPDDCELLEALGSALPAHKHTNELAHDSSSSINNTTSSLMCSSDFKEGDLEHLLEAMITADDTFLNNTINARISSPVVGRSGLSAKTCCQSESSAVVVDDPALWIFPESKVTETGRKYLTSLSTSNSLVISAREENDCDITKHKNGMKSSNFRRRIKVTSNAKQRPRDRQLIQDRIKELRQIVPNGAKCSIVGLLEKTVMHMLYLQRVTDQAEKLKQLAQEGSNSEYSTVLEHEDSQPNGASWAWAFDIGSELQVCPIVVEDLEYKGHMLIKILCDDMGLFLEISQILRDLELTILKGVIERHSNNSWAHFIVETPRGFHRMDVFWPLLHLLQRKRNPVSGLDLSTRDPFLSSDTPGFTHYSEQYKGVLIQ; from the exons ATGGAAACTTCGGCTCTCAAGCAGCTGTTGAAAAGCCTTTGCAACAATTCACAATGGATTTATGCTGTGTTTTGGAAGATTAAGTATCAAAATCCTTC GATATTGACTTGGGAAGATGGGTATTGCAATGGttcaaaattggaaaatcATATGGGAAGTATGACAGAGTGTAGGATGATTAACGAAAGGGAAGAACATGTTTCTTCATACTATGGAACAAATATTCATAATGGTGATTCTGGAGGTTGTTCGGTTGGAGCAGCAGTGGCTGATATGTTTTACCTTCAATATGCGGTGGGAGAGGG GACGGTGGGCAGCGTGGCAAGTTCTGGAAATCATAGTTGGGTTTTCCTTGAAAATCTTTTTACCAGCGATTTACTCTCGGCTTCTATTTATGAG GGTCCTACTGAATGGCTACTTCAATATGCATCTGGTATCAAG ACTATTCTATTGGTGCCTGTTCTTCCTTTTGGAGTGTTGCAGCTTGGCTCGTTGCAAATG CTTACCGAAAATCTGTCGATGGTTGGTTATATCAAAGACAGAGTCAGTGCCATTAACTCTGTTGATGGAAATGCTACAAGTGTTGCTTCAGACAAGGGTGTTTGGCCTCTCTGTGCATCAGTTGTACCTAGTCCCTTTGGGAGCTTGGATGATCCAACAAACGTTACCAGTTGTATGTTTCAGGCTGAAAAGCATGGGGCTATGGATGATGTGAAGCCACTTGTGTCAACTTTTAATCAGTTTGTAACCAATCAAGATGTACCGACTGTATCTAGAAGAACTAGACCCGAAACTCTTCACAGTGAAAAAGGACATAAAGGTGAATTAGAAGGGACTACTATGGAAGAACCATTTGCTTCACTTTATCAATCTATTAGAGATAGTGAAGTAGAATTTTCTGATTTATTTTGTCTGGAACCACTGCTACCTCCTTGCAGTCAATTGAGAAACAATGAGACTGGATTGTTTGAAGGGAACCCCCGTAGTGTTCACTCTTGTTCTGTGGACAATGTAGTTGGACAACAATTTGGACATAATCTCGTGAGCAAGAAAGAATATGGCTCTGCAGATAATTTCTTTAGCTTTCCTGATGACTGTGAACTACTGGAAGCACTGGGATCAGCATTGCCTGCACATAAACATACTAATGAGCTTGCACACGATTCATCTAGCTCAATCAATAATACAACCTCAAGTTTGATGTGCAGCAGTGATTTCAAGGAAGGTGATCTTGAGCATCTCCTGGAAGCTATGATAACTGCAGATGATACCTTTTTGAATAACACAATCAATGCCAGAATTTCCTCCCCTGTGGTAGGAAGATCGGGTCTTTCTGCAAAAACATGTTGTCAGTCTGAATCAAGCGCAGTAGTGGTGGATGATCCAGCCCTTTGGATCTTTCCTGAATCTAAGGTGACTGAAACAGGCAGGAAATATTTGACTAGTTTGTCGACATCAAACTCTCTAGTTATTAGCGCACGGGAAGAAAATGATTGTGACATCACTAAACATAAGAACGGGATGAAAAGTTCCAATTTTCGCCGACGGATCAAAGTTACTTCTAATGCAAAACAAAGGCCAAGGGATAGACAACTGATCCAGGATCGTATAAAAGAGTTGCGACAAATCGTTCCAAATGGTGCTAAG TGTAGCATTGTCGGCCTCTTAGAGAAAACCGTAATGCATATGTTGTACTTACAACGGGTAACCGACCAAGCTGAGAAGCTGAAGCAGCTAGCTCAAGAG GGTTCTAATTCTGAGTATTCCACTGTTCTGGAACATGAGGATTCTCAACCGAATGGGGCTAGTTGGGCTTGGGCGTTTGATATTGGGAGTGAGCTCCAAGTTTGCCCCATTGTTGTAGAGGATCTAGAATACAAGGGACACATGCTTATAAag ATACTATGCGACGACATGGGACTGTTCTTAGAGATCTCTCAAATACTCCGAGATTTAGAGTTAACAATATTGAAGGGTGTGATCGAACGCCATTCAAACAACTCTTGGGCTCATTTCATCGTCGAG ACTCCTAGGGGCTTTCATAGAATGGATGTTTTCTGGCCTCTACTGCATCTTCTCCAGCGTAAAAGAAATCCCGTCTCAG GGTTGGATCTCTCTACTCGGGATCCATTTTTAAGTTCAGATACTCCAGGATTCACACATTACTCAGAACAATATAAAG GAGTTTTGATTCAATAA
- the LOC111800539 gene encoding uncharacterized protein At2g39795, mitochondrial-like — protein sequence MALNSIFRRASSLVLPLAVRSIATPRSFHHAISAAITVGKRNLSQDLNRSFFLPSLRSYSAASASNKADVSLLNVLESEIKCAEEDDQNSVDEIPEEFPFKIQDNPGERTISLTRKYEDEIIKVEVDMPNVAAEDEDEDNDEGGDNDEQTREESSIPLVVSISKESGECLEFGVTAFPDEISIDHLSIKKADGSEDQLAYEGPEFQDLDENLQKAFHKYLEIRGIKPSTTNFLHEYMVSKDSREYSMWLKNLKNFVEK from the exons ATGGCGTTGAATTCGATATTCCGCAGAGCGTCCTCGTTGGTGTTGCCCCTCGCCGTCCGTTCTATTGCTACTCCGAGAAGCTTCCACCATGCCATCTCTGCGGCCATCACTGTTGGGAAGCGCAATCTCAGCCAAGATCTTAACCGCAGTTTCTTTCTCCCATCTCTTCGATCTTATTCGGCCGCATCTGCGAGTAACAAAGCTGACGTTAGTCTTCTTAACGTTCTTGAGTCTGAGATTAAGTGTGCTGAGGAAGATGATCAGAACAGC GTAGACGAAATCCCTGAAGAGTTTCCTTTCAAAATCCAAGACAATCCTGGAGAAAGAACCATATCACTCACCAGAAAGTACGAGGATGAGATCATCAAAGTTGAAGTTGATATGCCTAATGTTGCAgctgaagatgaagatgaggatAATGATGAAGGGGGGGATAACGATGAGCAGACTCGTGAAGAATCCAGCATTCCACTGGTCGTGAGTATTTCCAAGGAAAGTGGAGAATGTCTCGAATTTGGTGTTACCGCTTTCCCGGATGAAATATCCATAGATCATTTGTCAATCAAGAAAGCTGATGGTTCTGAAGACCAGCTTGCATACGAAGGACCTGAGTTCCA aGATTTGGACGAGAACTTGCAGAAAGCTTTCCACAAATATCTTGAGATTCGTGGGATCAAGCCCAGCACAACAAATTTCTTGCACGAGTACATGGTCAGCAAAGACAGCCGAGAGTACTCCATGTGGCTGAAGAACTTGAAGAATTTTGttgagaaataa